The genomic region GATATTCAGCCGAGGTATCGAGCTGTGCCGTAAAACCTCCGGGAGCTGTTTCCTGAAGTTTTTCAAGCGTCTTTCCTTCCTCTTGGCTGACAAGCCGGATGAATGCCTGCTTGATTTCTTCGATTCCCTGGTCCAGATATACACAGATGCCAAGTATGGTTCTATCAGGATATTTTTCCCGTAGCAGAGCCAGATGCTCCGATGCGCCTTCCTCATCAAGATGCGTTGCAACAATGATATCAGGTTTTGTAGCAAGTTCCTTGCTGAAAGCAGCAAGCTCTTTCTTCAATACATCATAGGCATCCAGATAACGGTCATCAGAAAGATCAATCAAGAACGCAAGCCCAGAAGTCCTGCTGATATGGCGAAGGAACTTGAATCCCATGCCATGTCCAGTGCTGGCTCCTTCGATAATTCCTGGAATATCTGCCAATACCAAATCCCTGTCACCGTAACGCATCATACCAAGCTGAGGTATCTTTGTCGTGAAAGGATATCCGGCAACTTTGCTACGGGCATTGGTCAGGACATTGAGCAAGGAAGATTTGCCTGCATTGGGAAAACCTACGAATCCGATGTCTGCAATGACCAGCAGTTCCACACCGACCCGCATCTGGGTTCCTTTTTCGCCCGGTTGTGCAAAACGAGGTGCCTGTCGTCTGGCTGTACGGAAATGCCAGTTGCCCTGGCCTCCCCGGCCGCCTTTGAGGAATACCCACCGTCGCTCTCCGCTGAGATCCTTGATGATCTCACCGGTCTGGGCATCCTTGATCACTGTACCAGGAGGAACAGGAATCTCTATGTCGTCACCATCGGCGCCATAGCACCGCTGGCTTGAGCCATTATGGCCGTTCTGGGCATGGAACGTCCTGACTATCTTCAGATGTGCCAATGTCCTGAGGTTCTGCCTTATGACAAAGACCACATCTCCGCCCTTGCCGCCGTTTCCGCCGTCAGGGCCTCCTTTAGCGGCGAATTTTTCTCGCCTGAAGGAAACACAGCCGTTGCCACCGTTCCCGGAGGCAACGTCCAAATAGGTCTCGTCTGAAAATCCAAACATAGAAATCCTTTTGAGAAATTATACCTTATTCTGCAGCTTCCGCCGGAGCAATATACTTCCGGTTCGTAGCAGGACATACCTTTACCACACCTTCTGCAGGAATGATATTGGCATATTTGCGGTCTTTTCTCCGTGTATAGGAAACAGTGCCGCCGGCTTTTGCAAACAAGGTATAGTCATTACCACAACCGACATTCTGTCCGGGGTGGATTTTTGTGCCATGCTGGCGAACAAGAATCTCACCAGCAGATACGACCTGGCCGCCGAAGCGCTTTACGCCAAGTCTCTGTGAATTCGAATCGCGTCCGTTCTTGGAGGAGCCGCCGCCTTTCTTATGTGCCATATCTGTCTCTCCTTACTTTGCTATCTGATCGATCTTGATGAGGCTATATTTCTGACGATGGCCCTGGGTCCTTCGATAGCCTTTCCTTCGATGGAACTTGTAGACCTTGATCTTGTCGCCCTTCACCAGTTCGTCTGCAACAGTCGCAAGGACCTTTGCGCCGGAAACATAAGGAGCGCCAAACGTAGCGCCGTTCTCATCAACAATGGCAAGAACGGAATCGTACTCAAGCTTTGCACCATTTTCCTGATTGAGCAAATCAACCTGAATGGTATCGCCCTCAACGACTTTGTACTGCTTTCCTAAAATTTCAACAAGTGCGTACATGTCAATATACATCCTTTATAGAGTTAATGCTCTACTCTTATACCGTACCTTGGGGGAAGCTTCAACCGGTAAAAAGACAAAAATAACAGCATATGGCAGGAACCACACTTGAAAACCGACCGTTCGGTCGGTAAAATAGCAAATATGGAACTCACTGACAACCAGAGACAGTTGCTTCTGGCCTTCATGGAAGAAAGCAGCGCAAAAGGCATGGACAAGGTATCCTTTTCAGACCTGGCAAAGAAAACAGGGAAAAGTAAGAGTACTATCTTTGCACATTTCAGCAGCAAGGAAGATTTGGTAGACAAGCTCTATGCCTACGGCAAGAGCCTGACAGATAAAGACAATCTCAAGATAACTTTCAGTGGCCCTGCCCGGACAGTCATTGACAAGGCCGTGGACTACTGGCATAGGGTCTATGCCCAACAACCCCGTTGCTTTTTCCACAGGATAGTCGAAATGCAAAAATTTACGGACAAGCGTGCACTTGCCATTTCAAAATCCCTTGATGCAATGGTCTATTCACAGACCTTTGTCGTCATGGAAGCATTATCCGATACAGAAAGACTTGAAATCGATGAGCTGGACCTTGCAACTGAAACATTCGCAAGTACAATCCTTACCTACCTCAATGCAGAACTCCTGGATGATCATGCCGAAGACATGGCATGGAAAGAAGAACGTTTCATCACCCGGTTCTGCAGGCAGTATGAGCCTCATACAAAAAAAACAAACCGACAGTAGATATGTTCCGGAATAATAGGAACGTAACATAAAGCAAACAGGAAACAAAACCCTGACAAATCCCAGGATATCAAACAAAGATGGCATTCAAGAGCATGCCAAGTGCTCCCTGTCTGCTCAAAAACCTGCACGACATATCTACATCGATTCCAAGAACGGTATGCCTACCAATGAATAGGCATTCCTCAGCACCTGGAGAACCATACGTGCAAGGGTAATCCTTGCAATGACAAGCTGCTTGGATTCTGCCTTGAGAATCTTCGTATCATGATACCATCTGCTGAAACAGCGGGAAACA from Spirochaetia bacterium harbors:
- the obgE gene encoding GTPase ObgE; its protein translation is MFGFSDETYLDVASGNGGNGCVSFRREKFAAKGGPDGGNGGKGGDVVFVIRQNLRTLAHLKIVRTFHAQNGHNGSSQRCYGADGDDIEIPVPPGTVIKDAQTGEIIKDLSGERRWVFLKGGRGGQGNWHFRTARRQAPRFAQPGEKGTQMRVGVELLVIADIGFVGFPNAGKSSLLNVLTNARSKVAGYPFTTKIPQLGMMRYGDRDLVLADIPGIIEGASTGHGMGFKFLRHISRTSGLAFLIDLSDDRYLDAYDVLKKELAAFSKELATKPDIIVATHLDEEGASEHLALLREKYPDRTILGICVYLDQGIEEIKQAFIRLVSQEEGKTLEKLQETAPGGFTAQLDTSAEYPEPDYKD
- the rpmA gene encoding 50S ribosomal protein L27, translating into MAHKKGGGSSKNGRDSNSQRLGVKRFGGQVVSAGEILVRQHGTKIHPGQNVGCGNDYTLFAKAGGTVSYTRRKDRKYANIIPAEGVVKVCPATNRKYIAPAEAAE
- the rplU gene encoding 50S ribosomal protein L21; protein product: MYALVEILGKQYKVVEGDTIQVDLLNQENGAKLEYDSVLAIVDENGATFGAPYVSGAKVLATVADELVKGDKIKVYKFHRRKGYRRTQGHRQKYSLIKIDQIAK
- a CDS encoding TetR/AcrR family transcriptional regulator, translating into MELTDNQRQLLLAFMEESSAKGMDKVSFSDLAKKTGKSKSTIFAHFSSKEDLVDKLYAYGKSLTDKDNLKITFSGPARTVIDKAVDYWHRVYAQQPRCFFHRIVEMQKFTDKRALAISKSLDAMVYSQTFVVMEALSDTERLEIDELDLATETFASTILTYLNAELLDDHAEDMAWKEERFITRFCRQYEPHTKKTNRQ